A genomic segment from Diospyros lotus cultivar Yz01 chromosome 5, ASM1463336v1, whole genome shotgun sequence encodes:
- the LOC127802723 gene encoding beta-galactosidase 3-like, protein MEAHLASKWCLLCMVLLICGAQLAQCSVAYDRKAIIINGQKRILFSGSIHYPRSTPQMWEGLIQKAKDGGLDVIDTYVFWNLHEPSPGNYNFEGRYDLVRFIKTIQKAGLYVHLRIGPYICAEWNFGGFPVWLKYVPGISFRTDNEPFKMAMQRFTQKIVQMMKDEKLFQAEGGPIILSQIENEYGSVTKAFGSAGHAYMTWAAKMAVEFGTGVPWVMCKQDDAPDPIINTCNGFYCDYFSPNKPYKPTMWTEAWSGWFTEFGGTIHQRPVEDLAFAVARFIQKGGSFVNYYMYQGGTNFGRTAGGPFITTSYDYDAPIDEYGLIRQPKYGHLKELHRAVKLCEQALVSADPTITSLGNYEKAHVFSSKSGCAAFLSNYHTESSSRVTFNNRHYDLPPWSISILPDCRNVVYNTAKVGYQTSDVKMLPTNAELVSWATFGEDISSAEDDSKITVSGLLEQLNVTRDTSDYLWYMTSVKINPSELRRGQRPTLTVQSAGDALHVFINGRLSGSAFGTRKDRKFTFTGNVDLHAGMNRISLLSVAVGLPNNGFRFETRKTGVLGPVLLNGLDSGRKDLSWKNWSYKVGLKGEAMNLASPNGISASDWVKESTVAQKNQSLTWYKAYFNAPGGDDPLALDMASMGKGQVWINGHSIGRYWTVYANGDCTKCSYSGTFRPKKCQVGCGQPTQRWYHIPRSWLKPTQNQLIVFEELGGDASRITVVKRLAVTNVKRRKDATKY, encoded by the exons atggaAGCGCACTTAGCTTCCAAATGGTGTTTGCTGTGCATGGTGTTGTTGATTTGTGGAGCTCAGTTGGCCCAATGCAGTGTGGCTTATGACAGGAAGGCCATTATCATCAATGGCCAGAAGAGAATTCTCTTCTCCGGCTCCATTCATTACCCGAGAAGCACCCCTCAG ATGTGGGAGGGGCTTATACAGAAGGCCAAAGATGGAGGTTTGGATGTTATAGACACATATGTGTTTTGGAACCTTCACGAGCCTTCTCCTGGCAAT TATAACTTTGAGGGAAGATATGATTTGGTTCGGTTCATAAAGACGATCCAGAAAGCGGGGCTGTACGTGCATCTTCGCATTGGGCCTTACATTTGTGCAGAATGGAATTTTGG GGGTTTTCCTGTTTGGTTGAAGTATGTTCCAGGCATCAGCTTCAGAACAGATAATGAACCTTTCAaa ATGGCAATGCAAAGGTTCACCCAAAAAATTGTACAAATGATGAAGGATGAGAAGTTATTTCAAGCCGAAGGCGGGCCTATCATCCTTTCCCAG ATTGAGAATGAGTATGGATCTGTGACCAAGGCATTTGGTAGTGCTGGCCATGCATACATGACCTGGGCAGCGAAAATGGCTGTTGAATTTGGTACAGGGGTCCCATGGGTTATGTGCAAGCAAGATGATGCTCCCGATCCAATA ATAAACACGTGCAATGGTTTTTATTGCGATTACTTCTCCCCAAACAAACCTTACAAACCCACAATGTGGACTGAGGCTTGGAGTGGCTG GTTTACAGAATTTGGTGGCACCATTCACCAGCGACCAGTTGAAGACTTAGCTTTTGCAGTTGCCCGCTTCATTCAAAAGGGAGGCTCATTTGTGAATTATTACATG TATCAAGGAGGGACCAATTTTGGAAGAACAGCAGGAGGCCCTTTCATCACTACCAGCTATGACTATGATGCTCCCATTGATGAATATG GTTTGATTAGGCAACCTAAGTACGGTCATCTGAAGGAGCTACATAGAGCTGTTAAGCTATGTGAGCAAGCTTTAGTTTCTGCTGATCCTACCATTACTTCATTGGGAAATTATGAAAAG GCACATGTATTCTCTTCTAAGTCAGGATGTGCAGCTTTTCTTTCGAACTACCATACAGAGTCATCTTCGAGGGTGACATTTAATAACAGGCATTATGACCTCCCACCTTGGTCCATCAGCATTCTTCCTGATTGCAGAAATGTCGTCTACAACACTGCAAAG GTTGGATATCAAACATCTGATGTGAAAATGTTGCCAACTAATGCTGAGCTTGTTTCATGGGCAACATTTGGTGAAGACATATCCTCGGCTGAGGATGACTCAAAGATCACAGTTTCTGGTCTCCTGGAGCAATTAAATGTTACTAGAGATACCAGCGACTACCTCTGGTACATGACAAG TGTTAAAATAAACCCGTCTGAACTGCGTAGAGGCCAACGTCCCACTCTCACTGTGCAGTCAGCAGGTGATGCCTTGCATGTATTCATAAATGGACGCCTATCAG GCTCTGCCTTTGGAACTCGGAAGGACAGAAAGTTTACTTTCACAGGAAATGTCGACCTGCACGCTGGAATGAACAGGATTTCTCTACTCAGTGTAGCTGTTGGATTGCCG AACAATGGATTTCGCTTTGAAACACGGAAGACCGGAGTCCTGGGACCAGTTCTTCTGAATGGTCTAGACAGCGGGAGGAAGGACTTATCCTGGAAGAACTGGTCATACAAG GTTGGGCTCAAAGGAGAGGCAATGAATCTAGCGTCGCCAAATGGAATTTCAGCTTCTGATTGGGTGAAAGAGTCCACGGTTGCACAAAAGAACCAGTCTCTTACATGGTACAAG GCTTATTTCAATGCACCGGGTGGAGATGACCCATTGGCCCTGGACATGGCTAGCATGGGAAAGGGTCAGGTTTGGATCAACGGCCATAGCATTGGAAGATATTGGACTGTCTATGCTAATGGTGATTGCACCAAGTGTAGTTATTCAGGGACATTTCGACCTAAAAAGTGCCAAGTCGGTTGTGGTCAGCCAACTCAAAGATG GTACCACATTCCTCGCTCGTGGTTGAAGCCGACCCAAAATCAACTGATTGTATTTGAAGAACTTGGTGGAGATGCATCCAGGATTACTGTTGTGAAGAGATTAGCAGTAACCAATGTAAAAAGACGAAAAGATGCCACAAAATATTGA
- the LOC127801813 gene encoding BEL1-like homeodomain protein 7, giving the protein MATYFPSSDNQRDAAPTLYLREPWPSSSSDAPVSSSNMIMYMNYSSSGSCTDALAGSSEQQNSCNDILPMGASVSAPTQQEILSNLGGSRIGEHDFSGWANGRNEMPFVHPMGTASDILQGVQNFQGQGLSLSLSTQIPSAMQMPSIDYRNPTLGFSTFLSPNLSISVEGSGRSASVRDDEKSQNTQTRNVEYMPPGFLGGNSDAMKTDISPYGMSSVARTIPNSKYLKAAQQLLDEVVNVRNALKQDSKKQPSKEIDGESKNETMLPPLSGVSSNAQESINTSPSELSAAEKQDLQNKLTKLLSMLDEVDRRYKQYYHQMQIVISSFDVVAGCGAAKPYTALALQTISRHFRCLRDAISAQIRVARKSLGEQDASENSRGVGISRLRYVDQHLRQQRALQQLGMMQQHAWRPQRGLPESSVSILRAWLFEHFLHPYPKDSEKLMLARQTGLTRSQVSNWFINARVRLWKPMVEEMYKEEIGSGEMDSISSSEAAAKATKGDASASEDRGEDLQQSPTSAAFERCSSGQFLDTKNNLIPDVEMAGTTNDTPFPTGTHGGGTEIEYGVMKSRGEQRLGVDDSGLYPETLVHSDEGGGRFMRAAAAAYHMSELGRFGNGTGVSLTLGLQHSEGGSLPMSVDTHHSFLAMRGDVIYNTESSSVEPQPQPQPADYDCMDPGNRQHRFGPSHLLHDFVA; this is encoded by the exons ATGGCTACTTATTTCCCTAGTTCAGATAATCAAAGAGATGCTGCCCCAACCCTTTACTTGAGGGAGCCTTGGCCCAGTTCTAGTTCAGATGCACCAGTTAGTTCCAGTAACATGATCATGTATATGAACTACTCGTCTTCCGGATCATGTACAGATGCATTGGCTGGGAGTTCCGAGCAGCAGAACAGCTGCAATGACATTCTACCCATGGGTGCTTCTGTTTCTGCCCCAACACAGCAGGAAATCCTATCAAATCTTGGAGGATCACGGATTGGCGAGCATGATTTTAGTGGCTGGGCGAATGGTAGAAATGAGATGCCATTCGTACACCCAATGGGCACTGCCTCTGACATTCTTCAGGGGGTGCAGAATTTTCAGGGTCAAGGATTATCCCTTAGCCTTAGTACTCAAATCCCATCTGCAATGCAAATGCCTTCTATCGATTACAGGAATCCGACTTTGGGTTTTTCTACCTTCTTGAGTCCTAATTTGTCGATTTCGGTTGAGGGGAGTGGCAGAAGTGCATCTGTTAGGGATGATGAAAAGTCACAGAATACACAAACAAGAAATGTTGAGTATATGCCTCCTGGTTTTCTTGGGGGCAATTCAGATGCAATGAAAACAGACATATCTCCATATGGAATGTCAAGTGTTGCAAGAACAATTCCCAATTCAAAGTACTTGAAAGCAGCTCAGCAACTACTTGATGAAGTTGTTAATGTTCGAAATGCTCTGAAGCAGGATTCCAAGAAACAACCTTCAAAAGAAATTGACGGGGAGTCAAAGAATGAAACCATGTTGCCCCCTTTGAGTGGCGTGTCTTCCAATGCCCAAGAGAGCATCAACACCTCCCCTAGCGAGCTTTCAGCAGCTGAAAAACAGGATCTGCAGAACAAGTTGACAAAGCTTTTGTCCATGTTGGATGAG GTTGATCGAAGGTACAAACAGTATTATCATCAAATGCAGATTGTAATATCATCGTTTGACGTTGTAGCTGGATGTGGAGCAGCAAAACCATACACAGCACTAGCCCTTCAGACAATTTCCCGCCACTTTCGTTGCTTGCGGGATGCAATATCTGCCCAGATTCGAGTGGCAAGAAAAAGCCTTGGCGAGCAAGATGCTTCAGAAAATAGCAGAGGAGTTGGAATATCACGCCTTCGCTATGTGGATCAGCATCTCAGGCAGCAGAGAGCACTTCAACAGCTTGGCATGATGCAACAACATGCATGGAGACCACAAAGAGGGCTGCCTGAAAGCTCAGTTTCTATTCTTCGTGCTTGGCTATTTGAACACTTCCTTCATCC CTACCCTAAAGATTCTGAAAAGTTAATGCTAGCAAGGCAAACAGGCCTGACAAGAAGTCAG GTTTCAAACTGGTTTATAAATGCTCGGGTCCGTCTCTGGAAGCCAATGGTAGAAGAGATGTACAAAGAAGAAATTGGCAGCGGGGAGATGGATTCTATTTCTTCATCTGAAGCTGCAGCTAAAGCAACAAAAGGCGATGCAAGTGCATCTGAGGATAGAGGGGAAGACTTGCAACAAAGCCCAACATCTGCAGCATTTGAGCGATGCAGCAGCGGGCAGTTCCTCGATACTAAAAACAATCTCATTCCCGATGTAGAAATGGCGGGAACAACAAATGATACCCCTTTCCCAACCGGGACTCATGGTGGAGGAACTGAAATCGAATATGGCGTGATGAAATCAAGGGGGGAGCAAAGGCTTGGTGTGGATGACAGTGGTCTTTACCCGGAAACATTGGTGCACTCTGATGAAGGCGGCGGGAGGTTCATGAGAGCCGCGGCTGCTGCATACCACATGTCAGAGCTGGGAAGGTTCGGGAATGGAACTGGGGTCTCTCTCACGTTAGGATTACAGCACTCTGAGGGCGGCAGTCTCCCCATGTCCGTCGACACTCATCACAGTTTTCTTGCCATGA